One region of Anaeromyxobacter paludicola genomic DNA includes:
- a CDS encoding TolC family protein encodes MNPILVALLLAAPATGPAAPLPAPHVLTLEDALKSAREHQPQLQQARAQSAAAAARADEARAPLLPQVSGSGSYQRTTENFAATPGSTPAVTARPSSSWNTVNYWRLSATASQLIWDFDQTSGRWRASQATAAAQRETERATYLSTLLTARSAFFAARAAKDQLGVARETVANQDVHLKQIEGFVAAGTRPAIDLAQARTDRANAEVQLIGAENGYATARVQLNQAMGLEGPADFDVADEPAPVVEGEDQPLDPLLDEALRNRPEMAALDQQLKAQQLTLGAVKGGYFPSLGVATGVTDAGSSLDALVWNWSATATLTWNFFQGGLTRAQEREASATLVALEAQSATERQQVRVEVDQARLAVRAARASVGAASEAVANARERLRLAEGRYRTGVGNAIELSDAQLALTQAGFQRVQADYNLATSRSQLLRALGREKALE; translated from the coding sequence ATGAACCCCATCCTCGTCGCCCTGCTCCTCGCGGCGCCGGCGACCGGACCCGCCGCGCCGCTGCCCGCCCCGCACGTCCTGACCCTCGAGGACGCGCTCAAGAGCGCCCGCGAGCACCAGCCGCAGCTCCAGCAGGCCCGGGCCCAGTCCGCCGCCGCCGCCGCGCGCGCCGACGAGGCCCGCGCCCCGCTCCTCCCGCAGGTGAGCGGCAGCGGCTCGTACCAGCGCACCACCGAGAACTTCGCGGCCACCCCCGGCTCGACGCCGGCGGTCACCGCGCGCCCGAGCTCGAGCTGGAACACCGTCAACTACTGGCGGCTCTCCGCCACGGCCTCGCAGCTGATCTGGGACTTCGACCAGACCTCCGGCAGGTGGCGCGCCTCGCAGGCGACCGCCGCGGCGCAGCGCGAGACGGAGCGCGCCACCTATCTCTCCACCCTGCTCACGGCCCGGAGCGCCTTCTTCGCGGCCCGCGCGGCCAAGGACCAGCTCGGCGTGGCGCGCGAGACGGTCGCGAACCAGGACGTGCACCTCAAGCAGATCGAGGGCTTCGTCGCCGCCGGCACCCGCCCCGCCATCGACCTCGCGCAGGCGCGCACCGACCGGGCCAACGCGGAGGTGCAGCTCATCGGCGCGGAGAACGGGTACGCCACCGCCCGGGTCCAGCTCAACCAGGCCATGGGGCTCGAGGGCCCGGCGGACTTCGACGTGGCGGACGAGCCGGCCCCGGTGGTGGAGGGCGAGGACCAGCCGCTCGACCCGCTGCTCGACGAGGCGCTGCGCAACCGGCCGGAGATGGCGGCGCTCGACCAGCAGCTCAAGGCGCAGCAGCTCACGCTCGGCGCGGTGAAGGGCGGCTACTTCCCGTCCCTCGGCGTCGCGACCGGCGTCACCGACGCCGGCTCGTCGCTCGACGCCCTGGTCTGGAACTGGAGCGCCACCGCCACGCTCACCTGGAACTTCTTCCAGGGCGGGCTGACGCGGGCGCAGGAGCGGGAGGCGAGCGCGACGCTGGTCGCCCTCGAGGCGCAGTCCGCGACGGAGCGCCAGCAGGTGCGGGTGGAGGTGGACCAGGCGCGGCTCGCGGTGCGGGCGGCGCGCGCCTCCGTGGGCGCCGCGAGCGAGGCGGTCGCCAACGCCCGCGAGCGGCTCCGCCTCGCCGAGGGGCGGTACCGGACCGGCGTGGGGAACGCCATCGAGCTCTCCGACGCCCAGCTGGCGCTCACGCAGGCCGGGTTCCAGCGCGTGCAGGCCGACTACAACCTCGCCACCTCGCGCAGCCAGCTCCTCCGGGCGCTCGGCCGCGAGAAGGCCCTGGAGTGA
- a CDS encoding efflux RND transporter periplasmic adaptor subunit has product MRKRSGIWLVVAVVALGAVLLAVRGRSGGGKSAAPPGGDPRSRPVPVTVATAAQHDVPVWLEGLGSVVATKTVSVRAQVDGRLEQVLFQEGQPVRRGQVLAQIDPRPFRIQLAQAEGALARDEAQLKNARVNADRYRTLADQKLIAPQQFTDQDALARQLEGAVVMDRAAIDSARLNLEYARITSPIDGVTGVRLVDPGNLVHASDQTGLVLVTQLDPIAVIFTLPQDDFSRVSRELARGPLPVEAWSRDGATLLGRGELALIDNQINQTTGTLRLKAVLPNPGRQLWPNQFVKARLLLTTLERVLTAPTPAVQRGPSGAFVYVVGEGDTVTPRAVEVSSVQGDQAIIAKGLAPGERVVTEGQNQLRPGAKVAVREPGGAGGGAGQARAGQGRPGGARGANGGNGASGADGGSGAAGAAGAAGAAGAGGAAEARGGAGVR; this is encoded by the coding sequence ATGCGAAAGCGGAGCGGGATCTGGCTGGTGGTGGCGGTGGTGGCGCTCGGGGCGGTGCTGCTCGCCGTCCGCGGGCGGAGCGGCGGCGGGAAGTCGGCGGCGCCCCCGGGCGGCGATCCGCGCTCGCGCCCTGTGCCGGTGACGGTCGCGACCGCCGCGCAGCACGACGTGCCGGTCTGGCTCGAGGGGCTCGGCTCGGTGGTCGCCACCAAGACGGTGAGCGTGCGCGCCCAGGTGGACGGGCGGCTCGAGCAGGTGCTGTTCCAGGAGGGGCAGCCGGTGCGCCGCGGGCAGGTGCTGGCGCAGATCGACCCCCGCCCGTTCCGCATCCAGCTCGCCCAGGCCGAGGGCGCGCTCGCCCGCGACGAGGCCCAGCTCAAGAACGCCCGCGTCAACGCCGATCGCTACCGGACCCTGGCCGACCAGAAGCTCATCGCGCCGCAGCAGTTCACCGACCAGGACGCCCTGGCGCGGCAGCTCGAGGGCGCGGTGGTGATGGACCGCGCCGCGATCGACAGCGCCCGGCTCAACCTCGAGTACGCCCGGATCACCTCGCCCATCGACGGCGTCACCGGCGTGCGGCTGGTGGATCCGGGGAACCTGGTGCACGCCTCCGACCAGACCGGCCTGGTCCTCGTCACCCAGCTCGACCCCATCGCCGTGATCTTCACCCTCCCCCAGGACGACTTCTCCCGGGTCTCGCGGGAGCTGGCGCGCGGCCCGCTGCCGGTGGAGGCCTGGAGCCGGGACGGGGCCACGCTGCTCGGCCGGGGGGAGCTCGCGCTCATCGACAACCAGATCAACCAGACCACCGGGACGCTCCGGCTCAAGGCGGTGCTGCCCAACCCCGGGCGGCAGCTCTGGCCCAACCAGTTCGTCAAGGCGAGGCTCCTCCTCACCACCCTCGAGCGGGTCCTCACCGCGCCCACGCCGGCCGTCCAGCGCGGGCCGTCGGGCGCCTTCGTCTACGTGGTCGGCGAGGGCGACACCGTGACCCCGCGCGCCGTCGAGGTCTCCTCGGTGCAGGGCGACCAGGCGATCATCGCGAAGGGGCTCGCCCCGGGCGAGCGCGTGGTGACGGAGGGCCAGAACCAGCTGCGGCCCGGGGCCAAGGTCGCCGTCCGCGAGCCCGGCGGGGCGGGCGGCGGGGCGGGTCAGGCGCGCGCGGGCCAGGGCCGGCCCGGCGGCGCCAGGGGAGCCAACGGCGGCAACGGGGCCAGCGGGGCCGATGGCGGCAGCGGGGCGGCCGGCGCTGCCGGCGCTGCCGGCGCGGCGGGGGCCGGCGGGGCCGCCGAGGCGCGCGGGGGCGCGGGCGTGAGATGA
- a CDS encoding multidrug efflux RND transporter permease subunit, with amino-acid sequence MSVSEPFIRRPVATALLTVGLLLAGLIGYRQLPVSALPQVDYPTIVVSTALPGASADTMASAVTTPLERQFGQMPGLAQMTSVSSFGNSSITLQFTLERNIDAAEQDVQAAINAASSLLPRNLPNPPTYSKSNPADTPVLTLSVSSDALPLDQVDDYADSILAQKISQVSGVGLVTINGGQKPAVRVQVDPAALAGAGLTLEDVRSALVASNVNQAKGNLDGPRQDFALSTNDQLYKAEGFRPLVIAYRNGAPIRLDEIADAVNGVENDQLAGWHDGKRAVILNVQRQPGANVIEVAERVKALLPRLSSALPSGLDVKVVADRTETVRASVEDVQFTLMLSVLLVVAVIYVFLRSWRATLIPGVAVPLSLIGTFGVMYLCGYSLNNLSLMALTISTGFVVDDAIVMIENIARYVEEGEPPFEAALKGAKQIGFTIVSLTISLVAVLIPLLFMGGIIGRLFREFAVTLSIAIGVSAVLSLTLTAMMCAFLLRPHEEQGALARAFERGFQRTLDFYQRTLGWVLDHQRLTLAATIGTLALTALLAVVVPKGFFPQQDTGLVMGVSEAAPGTSFASMMDLQQALADVVRQDPDVAAVASFIGADGTNPTVNTGRLSITLKPRGQRTASAEEIIARLRPKAAEVSGVQLFLQPVQDLQIETRVSRTQYQYTLEDPDFGELEALAPKVLARLQALPELRDVASDQASGGKQVRLVIDRDSAARLGVTPQAVDDALYDAFGQRQVSTIFTQLNQYRVILEVKQPFQESPAALRQLYVRSSAGDAIPLSTFAHFDVGTAPLAISHQGQFPSVTISFNLAPGVALGDAVNAVHAAEAELGYPPALRAEFVGSAQAFKESLASEPLLILAAVLAVYIVLGVLYESYIHPVTILSTLPSAGVGALLALLLCRTEFSIIALIGIILLIGIVKKNAIMMIDFALEAERDQHLSPRESIYQACLLRFRPIMMTTMAALLGGLPLALGSGTGSELRRPLGITIVGGLLISQLLTLYTTPVIYLYMERLGRALRRGRAPEAPPTPAAGDAP; translated from the coding sequence ATGAGCGTCTCCGAGCCGTTCATCCGCCGCCCGGTCGCGACGGCGCTGCTCACGGTGGGCCTGCTCCTGGCCGGCCTCATCGGCTACCGGCAGCTCCCGGTCTCGGCGCTGCCGCAGGTGGACTACCCGACCATCGTGGTCTCCACGGCCCTGCCGGGCGCGAGCGCCGACACCATGGCCTCGGCGGTGACCACCCCGCTCGAGCGCCAGTTCGGCCAGATGCCGGGGCTGGCGCAGATGACCTCGGTCTCGAGCTTCGGCAACTCCAGCATCACGCTCCAGTTCACCCTGGAGCGGAACATCGACGCCGCCGAGCAGGACGTACAGGCGGCCATCAACGCGGCCTCGAGCCTGCTCCCGCGCAACCTCCCGAACCCGCCCACCTACTCCAAGAGCAACCCGGCCGACACCCCGGTGCTGACGCTGAGCGTGAGCTCCGACGCGCTCCCGCTCGATCAGGTGGACGACTACGCCGACTCGATCCTGGCGCAGAAGATCTCGCAGGTCTCGGGGGTGGGGCTCGTCACCATCAACGGCGGCCAGAAGCCCGCCGTCCGCGTGCAGGTGGACCCGGCCGCCCTCGCCGGCGCCGGGCTCACGCTCGAGGACGTGCGCTCGGCCCTGGTCGCCTCGAACGTGAACCAGGCCAAGGGCAACCTCGACGGCCCGCGGCAGGACTTCGCCCTCTCCACCAACGACCAGCTCTACAAGGCCGAGGGCTTCCGCCCGCTCGTCATCGCCTACCGCAACGGCGCCCCCATCCGCCTCGACGAGATCGCCGACGCGGTGAACGGCGTCGAGAACGACCAGCTCGCCGGGTGGCACGACGGCAAGCGCGCGGTGATCCTGAACGTCCAGCGGCAGCCGGGCGCCAACGTGATCGAGGTGGCGGAGCGGGTGAAGGCGCTCCTGCCGCGCCTCTCCTCCGCCCTCCCCTCCGGGCTCGACGTGAAGGTGGTCGCCGACCGGACCGAGACGGTGCGGGCCTCGGTGGAGGACGTGCAGTTCACGCTGATGCTGAGCGTGCTGCTCGTGGTGGCCGTCATCTACGTCTTCCTGCGCAGCTGGCGCGCCACCCTCATCCCCGGCGTGGCGGTGCCGCTCTCGCTCATCGGCACCTTCGGGGTGATGTACCTGTGCGGCTACAGCCTCAACAACCTGTCGCTCATGGCGCTCACCATCTCGACCGGCTTCGTCGTGGACGACGCGATCGTGATGATCGAGAACATCGCGCGCTACGTCGAGGAGGGCGAGCCGCCGTTCGAGGCGGCGCTCAAGGGGGCCAAGCAGATCGGCTTCACCATCGTCTCCCTCACCATCTCGCTCGTGGCGGTGCTCATCCCGCTGCTCTTCATGGGCGGCATCATCGGGCGGCTCTTCCGCGAGTTCGCGGTGACCCTCAGCATCGCCATCGGCGTGTCGGCGGTCCTGTCGCTCACGCTCACCGCCATGATGTGCGCCTTCCTGCTGCGCCCGCACGAGGAGCAGGGGGCGCTGGCGCGCGCCTTCGAGCGCGGCTTCCAGCGCACCCTCGACTTCTACCAGCGCACCCTGGGGTGGGTCCTCGACCACCAGCGGCTCACCCTCGCCGCGACCATCGGGACCCTCGCGCTCACCGCCCTGCTCGCGGTGGTGGTGCCGAAGGGCTTCTTCCCGCAGCAGGACACCGGCCTCGTCATGGGCGTGTCCGAGGCGGCCCCCGGCACCTCCTTCGCGTCCATGATGGACCTGCAGCAGGCGCTCGCGGACGTGGTTCGCCAGGACCCGGACGTCGCCGCCGTGGCCTCCTTCATCGGGGCCGACGGGACCAACCCGACCGTCAACACCGGGCGGCTCTCCATCACCCTCAAGCCGCGCGGCCAGCGCACGGCCAGCGCCGAGGAGATCATCGCCCGGCTCCGGCCCAAGGCCGCCGAGGTCTCGGGGGTCCAGCTCTTCCTCCAGCCGGTGCAGGACCTCCAGATCGAGACGCGGGTCTCGCGCACCCAGTACCAGTACACCCTCGAGGACCCGGACTTCGGCGAGCTCGAGGCGCTCGCGCCCAAGGTGCTCGCCCGGCTCCAGGCCCTCCCCGAGCTCCGCGACGTCGCCAGCGACCAGGCGTCGGGCGGCAAGCAGGTGCGGCTGGTCATCGATCGCGACAGCGCCGCCCGGCTGGGCGTCACCCCGCAGGCCGTGGACGACGCGCTCTACGACGCCTTCGGGCAGCGGCAGGTCTCGACCATCTTCACCCAGCTCAACCAGTACCGGGTGATCCTGGAGGTGAAGCAGCCGTTCCAGGAGAGCCCGGCGGCGCTGCGCCAGCTCTACGTCCGCTCCAGCGCCGGGGACGCCATCCCGCTCTCCACCTTCGCGCACTTCGACGTGGGCACGGCGCCGCTCGCCATCAGCCACCAGGGGCAGTTCCCCTCGGTCACCATCTCCTTCAACCTCGCCCCCGGCGTCGCCCTCGGCGACGCGGTGAACGCCGTCCACGCCGCCGAGGCGGAGCTCGGCTACCCGCCGGCCCTCCGGGCCGAGTTCGTCGGCTCGGCGCAGGCCTTCAAGGAGTCCCTCGCGAGCGAGCCGCTCCTCATCCTGGCGGCGGTGCTGGCGGTCTACATCGTCCTCGGCGTGCTCTACGAGAGCTACATCCACCCGGTGACGATCCTCTCCACCCTGCCCTCGGCCGGCGTCGGCGCCCTGCTGGCGCTGCTGCTCTGCCGGACCGAGTTCAGCATCATCGCCCTCATCGGGATCATCCTCCTCATCGGCATCGTGAAGAAGAACGCCATCATGATGATCGACTTCGCCCTCGAGGCGGAGCGCGACCAGCACCTCTCGCCGCGCGAGTCGATCTACCAGGCCTGCCTGCTGCGCTTCCGGCCCATCATGATGACCACCATGGCGGCGCTCCTCGGCGGCCTGCCCCTCGCGCTCGGGAGCGGCACCGGCTCGGAGCTGCGCCGGCCGCTCGGCATCACCATCGTCGGCGGGCTGCTCATCTCCCAGCTCCTCACCCTCTACACCACGCCGGTCATCTACCTGTACATGGAGCGGCTCGGGCGCGCCCTCCGTCGCGGCCGGGCCCCGGAGGCCCCGCCCACGCCCGCCGCCGGCGACGCTCCATGA